A genomic segment from Nicotiana tabacum cultivar K326 chromosome 7, ASM71507v2, whole genome shotgun sequence encodes:
- the LOC107773676 gene encoding uncharacterized protein LOC107773676 isoform X1, with translation MMLHVSRERKLMQKKARIHGTKSCYSYRYWQDTCLRRFDSAYDGKSEFASRMDIRVSSSGNNTNHQEIKLFVKQQPILSPHICSYTNTGIVSDLKEKLTPEQYKILGSTYFGSLLDMNRCEVQHQLFKLHGFVVRRKS, from the exons ATGATGCTTCATGTGTCAAGGGAAAGGAAGTTGATGCAAAAAAAAGCTCGGATACACGGGACAAAAAG TTGTTATTCTTACAGATATTGGCAAGATACATGCCTTAGAAGATTTGA TTCAGCATATGATGGAAAAAGCGAGTTTGCTTCGCGCATGGATATAAGAGTATCATCAAGTGGCAACAATACAAATCACCAA GAAATTAAACTGTTTGTGAAACAACAACCTATTTTATCACCGCATATTTGTTCATATACTAACACAGGCATAGTCTCCGACCTCAAAGAAAAACTTACTCCAGAGCAGTATAAAATATTGGGTTCTACTTATTTTGGAAGTCTCCTTGATATGAATCGTTGTGAGGTACAACATCAATTGTTCAAGCTTCATGGTTTTGTAGTTAGAAGGAAGTCCTGA
- the LOC142161995 gene encoding uncharacterized protein LOC142161995, with protein sequence MTSNIAESINAALVSARELPIYDFLEEVRKMFGRWNCNNRKEASQTYTTLGKKYQEMFTLNEVVPSTEYLHTVNDEGRHYTVCLLERKCSCGRFQVDELPCPHAWTVLKRKFLMPEDYCSDYYKSKSVVMTYEVPVYPIPNRNEWNILAHISDEVVLPPK encoded by the exons ATGACGTCAAATATTGCTGAGTCAATCAATGCCGCACTTGTGTCAGCAAGGGAATTGCCAATATACGACTTCCTCGAAGAAGTCAGGAAAATGTTTGGACGTTGGAATTGCAACAATCGGAAAGAAGCTTCACAGACATACACAACACTTGGAAAAAAATACCAGGAGATGTTTACCTTGAATGAG GTGGTACCATCGACTGAATACTTGCATACGGTGAACGATGAAGGAAGGCATTACACCGTGTGCCTCTTAGAGAGAAAATGCAGTTGTGGGCGGTTCCAAGTTGACGAATTACCATGCCCACATGCTTGGACTGTCTTGAAGAGAAAGTTTCTAATGCCAGAAGATTATTGCTCTGACTATTACAAATCAAAGTCTGTTGTAATGACATACGAGGTGCCCGTGTATCCGATACCGAACCGAAATGAATGGAATATACTAGCACATATATCAGATGAAGTTGTATTACCACCCAAATGA
- the LOC107828632 gene encoding DNA-directed RNA polymerase V subunit 7, giving the protein MLCDLEILFYVVVPMKDIKESGQVPGSVVIKHLLDHLACVRVTEDCGYFLRITKVKSIGNGKMYQEKIGNGKLMESSEYIIFPVTFCFRSFLPKTGEVLVGIVIKVVSNGVFLKCGPMKFVYLSVRKMPNYTYFSGEKPFFLGDDQSRIENEVAVRFVVFAVRWNNGAVARDFNILASIEGDCLGPISLNGLDGIEL; this is encoded by the coding sequence ATGCTGTGCGACCTCGAAATTCTCTTCTATGTGGTAGTTCCGATGAAAGATATAAAAGAAAGCGGACAAGTCCCGGGAAGTGTTGTCATCAAGCATCTTTTGGACCACCTCGCTTGTGTGAGAGTTACAGAAGATTGCGGATACTTTCTCCGAATAACAAAAGTGAAGAGCATAGGCAATGGAAAGATGTACCAAGAAAAAATAGGCAATGGAAAGTTGATGGAGTCATCAGAATACATCATTTTCCCAGTAACCTTCTGTTTTCGCTCCTTCTTACCAAAAACTGGGGAAGTCTTGGTTGGTATTGTGATCAAGGTTGTCAGCAACGGAGTCTTTCTGAAATGCGGACCTATGAAGTTTGTTTATCTCAGTGTCCGAAAGATGCCAAATTACACCTATTTTTCCGGTGAGAAACCATTCTTCTTAGGTGATGATCAGTCGAGGATTGAAAACGAAGTGGCTGTCCGATTTGTTGTGTTTGCTGTGAGATGGAACAATGGAGCTGTTGCTAGGGATTTCAACATTCTTGCAAGCATAGAAGGTGATTGTCTTGGGCCAATTTCACTGAATGGATTAGATGGTATAGAGCTGTAA
- the LOC142161994 gene encoding uncharacterized protein LOC142161994 — MASLTVLLSHSGKWDSERNYVDYSIEGILIKEYASYNDLDKVYEQRQASSSLIGGMIRYKLTNHKRKYTPKDIIDDVKSDFGLDVSYMLAWRAKEKAIKFLRGEPADSYNKLPGYLYTMDMTYPGSHIRMVKSPQNEFMYVYISLFAFIKGFDQCRPIVIVDESHLKSYYTGIFVSANTLDGAGHILPLTYGVIDSENDAAWTWFFEQFKEAYGERENMCIVSDRNGSTIKSVLRVYPTVSHFACIWHLWNNVYKKFKRSHSKLSEIYFSMAKAYIQTEFDSLMEKVEKVDIRVKEYLELAGYEKWARLYAPVNRG; from the exons ATGGCAAGTTTAACAGTTCTGTTGAGTCATTCTGGCAAGTGGGACAGTGAGAGGAACTATGTCGATTATTCGATTGAGGGGATACTAATAAAGGAGTATGCATCGTATAATGATTTG GATAAAGTGTATGAGCAACGTCAAGCAAGTAGCAGTCTTATCGGTGGTATGATTAGGTACAAGCTTACTAATCATAAGAGGAAATACACCCCAAAagatataattgatgatgtgaaatCAGATTTTGGTTTAGATGTTAGTTACATGTTGGCGTGGCGGGCTAAAGAAAAAGCAATAAAATTTTTGAGGGGTGAACCGGCTGATTCATACAATAAATTACCAGGATACTTGTATACAATGGATATGACATATCCTGGTTCGCACATTAGAATGGTAAAATCCCCACAAAATGAATTCATGTATGTGTATATATCCTTGTTTGCCTTTATAAAGGGGTTCGATCAATGTAGGCCCATTGTGATTGTGGATGAAAGCCACCTAAAATCGTATTACACTGGGATTTTCGTCTCGGCCAACACGTTGGATGGTGCAG GTCATATACTGCCACTAACATATGGTGTTATTGATTCAGAGAACGATGCTGCTTGGACgtggttctttgagcaattcaaggaAGCATATGGTGAGAGGGAAAACATGTGCATCGTTTCAGATAGGAACGGGAGTACCATCAAGTCTGTATTAAGAGTGTATCCAACGGTATCACATTTTGCTTGTATATGGCATCTTTGGAACAACGTATATAAGAAATTCAAAAGGAGTCATTCAAAGTTGAGCGAGATATACTTCTCGATGGCAAAAGCATACATACAGACTGAGTTTGACAGTCTAATGGAGAAGGTGGAGAAGGTAGATATTAGGGTGAAGGAATACTTGGAGTTAGCTGGATACGAAAAGTGGGCTAGGTTGTATGCACCCGTTAATAGGGGATAG
- the LOC107773676 gene encoding uncharacterized protein LOC107773676 isoform X2, giving the protein MSDSTSHKRVTRGIPTKVLNFDGPSSSLQIIQAELEFAGVSTITASERRTKLHNDKLKEAQVEKSSKETTLPVAEKRKKPMDDASCVKGKEVDAKKSSDTRDKKLLFLQILARYMP; this is encoded by the exons ATGTCGGATTCAACGTCCCACAAGAGGGTTACAAGAGGTATACCCACCAAAGTGCTCAATTTCGATGGGCCATCTTCCTCTTTGCAAATCATTCAAGCGGAATTGGAATTTGCGGGTGTATCAACAATTACAGCTTCAGAGAGAAGAACTAAATTACACAACGACAAATTGAAAGAAGCCCAAGTTGAGAAATCTTCAAAAGAAACAACACTTCCTGTTGCTGAAAAGAGGAAAAAACCTATGGATGATGCTTCATGTGTCAAGGGAAAGGAAGTTGATGCAAAAAAAAGCTCGGATACACGGGACAAAAAG TTGTTATTCTTACAGATATTGGCAAGATACATGCCTTAG